From the Campylobacter volucris genome, the window ATGGGCTTTAAAGAGAGTGAATTTATCATTTTACCTAGGGTTTTGGCTTTGACTTTGGCTATGCCTTTTGTGGTTATAATAGCAGATATTTTAAGTGTCTTGGGTGGAGTGATAGTTGCTTGGATGAGTTTAGAAATCACAGCGGCTGAATTTATGAGCCGTTTTAGAGAAGCTGTGGAGTTAAAGCACATCATCATAGGGCTAGTAAAAGCACCTGTGTTTGGATTTTTAATCGCTTCTATAGCCTGTTTTAGAGGATTTTTTGTGCAAAAAACAACCGAAAGTATAGGAGTTTATACTACAAAAAGCGTTGTGAATGCTATATTTTGGGTGATAGCTTTTGATGCGATTTTTTCTGTATTTTTAACAAAGGCTGGAATTTGATTATAAAAGCTAGGGGCATTAGTACTTATTTTGGTGCAAAATGTGTTCATAAAAATATCAACTTTAGCATAAAAGATAATGAAATTTTTGGAGTTTTAGGCGGTAGTGGAAGTGGAAAATCAGTTCTTTTAAGACAAATGCTTTTGCTTGAGCATTTTGATGATGGAGAATATGAAATTTTGGGCAAAAGGTTACGAGGTATTAGTGATGAAGATGCTTTGTTTTTGCAAAAGCAATGGGGCGTTGTTTTTCAATATGGGGCGTTGTTTAGTTTTTTTAATATACTTGAAAATATCAGCATACCTTTAAACGAATACACAAATTTAAGCAAAAGTGATATCAAAGAAATAGCTATGATGAAATTAAAAATGGTAGGACTTGATGAAAGTTCAGCTAAGCTTTATCCTAGTGAAATAAGTGGTGGTATGAAAAAAAGAGTAGCTATAGCAAGGGCCTTAGCACTTGATTCTAAGTTGCTATTTTTAGATGAACCTACATCAGGGCTTGATCCTTATAGCTCAAGAGAATTTGATGAGTTGCTTTTAAATTTAAAACAAAGCTTTAATCTATGTGTAGTGCTAGTAACTCATGATAAAGAAAGTATGAAAAATGTTTTGGATAGATTTTTGATTATAGAAGATAAACAAGTTGGATTTTTAGGAAGTGTTGAAGAATTAAAAGAGCAAAATGAGAGATTATATAAAAGGTTTATGCAGTAATGGAAAATAGAGCAAATTATATACTTATAGGTATTTTTGTTAGTGTGTTGTTTTTTATAAGTTTGTTTTTTCTAGCATGGTATGGAAGCTTAAAAGATGAAAAGACTTTTTCTTATTATGAAATTTTT encodes:
- a CDS encoding ABC transporter ATP-binding protein, encoding MIIKARGISTYFGAKCVHKNINFSIKDNEIFGVLGGSGSGKSVLLRQMLLLEHFDDGEYEILGKRLRGISDEDALFLQKQWGVVFQYGALFSFFNILENISIPLNEYTNLSKSDIKEIAMMKLKMVGLDESSAKLYPSEISGGMKKRVAIARALALDSKLLFLDEPTSGLDPYSSREFDELLLNLKQSFNLCVVLVTHDKESMKNVLDRFLIIEDKQVGFLGSVEELKEQNERLYKRFMQ